The genomic DNA GAGTTCTTGAACCAAACAACAGATTTACGatcagaaatatttctaaatcaaATTTAAGACAAATGTTAGTAATAGTTCAGCCTACAAGTTCATCTCTTGATTTTATTGTCCATCCTAGGACAATTCGCTTTCCTAGAaagtttctaaaatattaataacaatttgtcACAAACTCTTAGTCACGTTTTGTCCATAAATTGTTTTCGGCAAACGCCAAACAACTTGCAGGGGTAAtcatttcgtataaaaataaaaaaaaacttaaaataaattataaattttctaaagataTAGCCTTGTTcaatagaattaaatatatttgattttatctgatattaaataaattaacataactttattatgatgatgatttaGCTTGAAGTTATTGAACATTATAATACACCATAGCAAAAGAAAATGCTTTTTGTAGTaactgaaatattaaaatcgccattaaaacgatattttcatCGTCGACAACGTATTACTGCTTACCTGAGAAAAAACTTCATGCGACGAAACGAATAATCCACCGATCGAAAGCATGCACGGCTTCATACTTCTTgctatcataaataataacaacttTTGAGTTTTTGTAGGTAACAAGTAAAATGGAATTTGACAtctgcaaaaaaaatatattgtttctcACACAAAATAGTTAATAACTCATCcgatgaattatatattatgaactttaaactttttcatccataagattaattttatcttaatagatttgtcaaatattatatactaattgCTGGTGTAAAGTAACTTTGTGACATCTTACAATTCTTTAAAAACTTCATTgctataattcaatattttttggccaatataaaaattaatatatatgataaatagaGAACCAAAAAAGTAAGTGCCGAACTCAATTATTTTGATTGTATTCTGCAATTTCACAGATAATCGAAATATCTAAAAGTAAACCATATAATAAGTAAACATTTaacaatgatttttaaataataaatatatatactatggaAGAACTCAAAGTGGCTAATAAATAATGCCGGAATTCGTAGTAAAAACTGTTGAATTAGATTTACTTTACtcaaataaaaacaatcgaagattcttctttttattacgatttccGATTAATAGCGTACGTATTACTTACATAAAGTAAATCAATTACAACGATAATCATGGCAAAGAAAACAGCaattaagtaaattatattgGAAAAATAGTTTATCAAATCCACATACctttgaaagaaaacaaaaatgatttataatataatataatgtaataaaaaagcgaagagaaattattttgaactAACTCAGTGACATTTCTATAACACTTTATAACGTCTATTATCCAATGAAATTCTTGCTGAGATTTTTGACTACACAAagatctatgtatatattttgaatcATTTGTAAATTGTTGCTGTATTTTCCATCTGCAAtgaataacatataaaattacgtttaaatatttaataatatttacaacagaaacaaatatcatttcttaACTAAGTACGTACATTATAATACTAAATAGACAACATGCATGCTGTATTATTACcaaatataatacgaaaacCACACAACCTATTATCAGCAGAATATAAACTGCTATAGTTTGgtaaataaacagaaaataatataacgctCCAGagtttaaatgattattaataggAATAGGTAACGTTAATTGATTATCATTCAATGTACCAAACAGGTATAAAAGAACGTTTAAAGTACACGAAGATGTTATGGAGATAACATAGAAGCTAAACAATACTGTAAAAATGTGAGaacgtaaataattaatacatcttctttaaaattgtttttcttaaatatttttgttattacctACGATAGCATACGCATATATCTTAGTTTGCTTCGTATATTTTTCCATAATGTTCAATTCCATTTCATCGGACAAATGCTCGCAATCATGTTTAAAACGAATCAAAAGTAAATTCatctagaaataataaattttctttctgtggATACATGTGTTTTCgactaattaaaataaagataatacaaCAAACCCGATACAAACTGTTACAAAGTGAAAATTAGCGTTACTGTAGGCAGAAAGCATAATGAAAGCTGCTATTATCTTTCGCAATTCTATGACAGCCGTTGTCAGATTGAAATCCATCGTAAAAAGTTGATATAACTGCagcaatataaaatttttacaaaacaaatgtaaaattttgCACTGAAAATTTGTAGAAACAAATAACAGATGTTCATTATGTTGTATcttgaatatttattcatacttgaattcataaaaaattaattaacgtaattataattatagtatagcaataatattataatacttagAGTGCTTTTTAATTGTACTTGAATActatagcaataataatacaattaataatcatttaaatattaaggGAAGATATATTTACCTGATAGATAATTATTGGTAATACGTAAGCAATTATTGTAGAAAGTAGAAGAAGCTGATTGTTAGAACTTTGATTACGATGTAAACCCAATACTAATTGAACTAGtctattcgaaagaaaaaagtgctGTTCAACGAAGCTCACACCTCTCGTAGCCATTGTGAAATAACTTACATTTGCTATAGCGAAGTAGTTAATACACTCCCCACTActgattcattaaaaattctaattgcTATCTATTAAGTATAGCCAGTACATATTATGCCAGTTCGCGTCATGCAAAAaggtgaaatgaaaatatgattataataatttaatcgataaaacgcAGCATAAAGATATTTCACCCCTTTATACTTCCGTAATGTTCAACACTTTCCAATGTGACTAAATTACCTACATGTATAAAAACAGGTACTTTTTCTTAACAATTAGACGAGGGGAACTGTAccttctattattaatttccaTAGACATGCGCAGAAGAATCTATTGAGCGCAATCTTTGTCAGTCGTTCTCCGACCACGGACTAGAACATATGCTTAAGAATAagcaaataaatcgatataacaaaaagtatttaatttcgataataatacgataatacgTCAAATGTCGTATATTTCCGAAAGCAAGTTTTGTGATAATATGTAGTGCACGTACACATAAAAAagtgtttatttaaaaattattctgggaaaataatatgattataaaaactTATACACAAAGTAAGTCTTTTAGCGTCAAGAAATTATACGCGATAGGACATAATGTGccttttgattaatttattgaaataaaaacattgtactttttctaaaatgtattaaatctTCCACATGTATATGAAAGTATTAATGTGTATAGCTTTTTATCCTGTTACTAAACactataatatatcatttatatttggTATTACTGAACATTATAATATACCattgcaaaagaaaatgctTTTTCCATTaactgaaatataatattaaactcTTCGTTAAAATGTTGCATTAACCATCGACATTTAATAGCTATTTACCTGAGCAAAAACTTGATGTGCCGATACATATAATCCACCAACTGAAAGCATGGATGGCTTCATGCTTCTTTGTATCATGAATAACAACAACTTTTGAGTTTCTctagagagaatataaaatggAACTTGACATCTACGAACAaacatattttgaaaaatgttaataatttcacCGCTAAATAACATTTGTAACTatgcttattattatttattatttcattaatacaattaagtttagatttataaatacattaaatcTTCCATAATAATTATGGGAATAACGAAACTTCATAATATCTTACAATTCTTCGAAAACGGCATCGCCATGATTCAATAGCTTTTGTCcaacataaaaattaatatatatagtaaatatagaGCCAGAAATGTAGAAActgtatttaattatttcgctTGCGTTTTTCAATTCTATAGATACTTGAAATATCTAAAAgtaaatcatataatatataaatattttttaatgatctcTAATGATTATAAACATACGTTAAACCAAATGATAGTATGCTCTTCGTATGTTTCTATTAAATtcgtcgataaatattattgaaattttcagtaaaaaatatagaaaatatattttatatttaaatataatagattgaatattttaattttttattataatttctattttataacaaatttattacttacatAAACGAAATCAAAGACAACTAGGATCATCgcaaagaaaattgtaattaaagaAGTTACCTTTGTAAGAGAATTTAGTATGTCAACGTaccttaataaaatataaaaaatgtgaattatattaatttatgaatctatattatatataatactttgtatgtgtgtgtgtgtgtggatggGTGGGTGTGGGTGTGggtgtttgtatatgtatactatgcgtgtatatatatatatacacaatattacAGAATTATTTCAAACTAACTCCGTCACTTTTCTATAgcgatttattatatcgacTATCCAATCCCATTCCTCTCGAACTGTTATAATATGGCAAGATTTTTGCATATATTTCAATTGCTTCTTAAACGGTTTCCGTATTTTcaatctttaataaaatagattattaaaattcacttaaataaataataacatttgagttgaaaataaatatgttttctttAACTCAACACGTACATTATAAGGGTGAATTGACAACAAGCGTTTTGTACAGCTACCAAATATACTGCAAAACATGTACTTCCTACTATTAGCACAATATAAAATGCTATCGTTTGATAAATGAgcaaacaataatataatattcctaCAGAGACATCAACAGGTATGGGTAATGTTAATTGATTATCGTCCAATATACCAAAGAGATATAGAATAACATTTAAGATACACGAAAATGTTATTGATACAATATAAAGACTAAGCGATACTGCAAcaatttgataatataaataaatacaacaaattgtttaaaattgtttgcacaaatattttcgtaattaCCCACGACAACATACACATACGATTTGGATTGTTTGGTATACTTTTCCATAATATTCAGTTCATCCTCATCAGACAATTGTTCGCAATCCtgtttaaaatgaattaaaagtaACTTCAcctaaaagtaataaaatctCTTATTGTTTTACTATTGtataactaataaaaataaaattaatgtgaCAAAAATGATACGGACTTCTATGAAGTGAAAATAAGTGGCGCTGTAAGTAGAAAGCATAACAAAAGCTCCTATTATTTTCCGCAACTCCATGACAGTCGTTTTAAGTTTGAAATCCGTCATGAAGATCTAATGGAACAACAGCAGAAACAAATTGTTAAGAAACAAAAGTAATATCACGTTAAAAActggtaaaaatatataatagatatttacttCCTTAAATgtcaatataaaatagttatttataacaaaataattaaagtcaatataataatgcaaatggtaacaataataaaagcaataataat from Vespula pensylvanica isolate Volc-1 chromosome 13, ASM1446617v1, whole genome shotgun sequence includes the following:
- the LOC122633824 gene encoding uncharacterized protein LOC122633824 gives rise to the protein MATRGVSFVEQHFFLSNRLVQLVLGLHRNQSSNNQLLLLSTIIAYVLPIIIYQCKILHLFCKNFILLQLYQLFTMDFNLTTAVIELRKIIAAFIMLSAYSNANFHFVTMNLLLIRFKHDCEHLSDEMELNIMEKYTKQTKIYAYAIVDGKYSNNLQMIQNIYIDLCVVKNLSKNFIG